A window from Gottschalkiaceae bacterium SANA encodes these proteins:
- a CDS encoding RidA family protein — MSNYNAVSSRNTENAPQGIGLYSQTVAYSHYNNLSAQLPIDPKSGKLVAGGVKEQAEQCFKNIKAIIDSINHVMSDIVRVTVFVKNIKDLDVVDEVYKTFFPTYVPTQTKVAVAALPMDALVQIEALVSHGEGTIPNAPQSGDLIKLTNNTANAPTSSLSTQAVAFSHYNNLSAQLPIDPKSGRLVTGGVKEQAGQCLKNIKAILESIDVPFDDIVKMTIFLKNFSELEAVDEVYTRFFPDSAIARAVAYVPARTTIAASALPMDALVQIEAVVSHGDGTPPQLVEDRHGLIIEANNTENAPINPLSTQTVAFSHYNHLSAQLPVDAKTGEMVAGGVKEQAEQCLKNIKAIIESIDHVMEDVVKVNIFLKNIEDIDAVDEVYTSFFPSGVPARRTVGVSALPQDALIQIDVVVANAEGTPPIA, encoded by the coding sequence ATGAGTAATTACAATGCAGTATCATCAAGAAATACAGAAAATGCACCGCAAGGTATTGGTCTATATTCACAAACCGTAGCTTACTCTCATTACAATAATCTTTCAGCTCAATTACCTATTGATCCTAAAAGTGGGAAATTGGTAGCGGGTGGTGTAAAAGAGCAAGCGGAACAATGCTTTAAAAATATCAAAGCAATAATTGACAGCATCAACCATGTGATGAGCGATATTGTTAGAGTTACTGTATTCGTTAAGAATATCAAAGATCTTGATGTGGTCGACGAAGTTTATAAAACCTTCTTCCCAACCTATGTTCCTACACAGACAAAAGTTGCTGTTGCAGCCTTACCTATGGACGCTTTGGTTCAAATTGAAGCGCTTGTTTCACACGGTGAAGGTACAATTCCAAATGCACCACAATCGGGAGACCTTATAAAGCTTACAAATAACACAGCAAATGCGCCAACAAGTTCTCTATCGACGCAAGCTGTTGCTTTTTCTCATTATAACAATCTTTCAGCTCAATTGCCGATTGATCCTAAATCGGGCAGATTGGTAACCGGAGGTGTAAAAGAGCAAGCTGGACAATGCTTAAAGAATATCAAGGCAATTTTAGAAAGTATAGACGTACCTTTCGACGACATTGTTAAAATGACTATCTTTCTTAAAAACTTCTCGGAGCTTGAAGCAGTAGACGAAGTTTATACAAGGTTTTTCCCAGACTCGGCTATCGCAAGAGCAGTAGCCTATGTCCCTGCCCGTACAACAATTGCAGCATCAGCTTTACCTATGGACGCTTTGGTACAAATTGAAGCAGTGGTATCACACGGAGATGGTACACCGCCACAACTTGTTGAAGACAGACATGGACTTATCATAGAAGCAAATAATACAGAAAATGCGCCAATAAATCCTCTATCTACACAAACAGTCGCGTTTTCTCATTACAATCATCTTTCAGCCCAATTGCCTGTAGACGCAAAAACGGGTGAAATGGTAGCGGGTGGTGTTAAAGAGCAGGCTGAACAGTGCTTAAAAAACATCAAAGCCATTATAGAAAGTATCGATCATGTTATGGAAGATGTGGTTAAAGTGAATATCTTTCTTAAAAATATCGAAGATATTGATGCTGTAGATGAAGTTTACACAAGTTTCTTCCCAAGCGGTGTTCCTGCTCGAAGAACAGTTGGGGTATCAGCTTTACCTCAAGATGCTTTAATCCAAATTGATGTAGTTGTAGCGAATGCTGAAGGCACACCGCCAATTGCATAG
- a CDS encoding GyrI-like domain-containing protein yields the protein MKDKFLIGELAKMFNITTDTLRHYEKKNLLKPEHDSENSYRYYDLDSMFKLGRILFLKNLGISLGEIDDYMENKNADKLFEMLKKKNEEVDLRIQQLTNLKHKINSKLELFEYAKTKLGQITVTTLQARRGIFLETYGLEDSVEIKEIFKKSENFLKMSSWLVEGEVYTSLAKCDMEKGIFNQFRYFIEIESADQTTDAQLILQPASTYACLTVIGPYENLAKHYQTLVDWIADNNYKIAGDSFEYNIVDNDYSDSSDEFITEIQIPIKMK from the coding sequence ATGAAAGATAAATTCCTGATTGGTGAGCTGGCTAAAATGTTCAACATTACTACCGATACCCTTAGACATTACGAAAAAAAGAACTTACTTAAACCAGAACATGATTCTGAAAACAGCTACAGATACTATGATCTTGATAGCATGTTTAAATTAGGTCGTATTCTTTTTTTGAAAAACTTAGGTATTTCTTTAGGTGAAATCGATGACTACATGGAAAACAAAAACGCAGACAAATTATTTGAAATGCTTAAGAAAAAGAATGAGGAAGTAGATTTAAGAATTCAGCAGCTTACTAATTTGAAACATAAGATAAATTCAAAACTCGAGCTTTTTGAATATGCCAAAACCAAATTAGGCCAAATAACCGTGACAACTCTGCAAGCTCGAAGAGGGATATTTTTAGAAACCTATGGACTCGAAGATTCAGTTGAGATAAAAGAAATCTTTAAAAAAAGTGAAAATTTTCTTAAAATGAGTTCGTGGCTTGTAGAAGGTGAAGTTTATACTTCTCTAGCAAAATGCGATATGGAAAAGGGCATCTTTAATCAATTCAGATATTTCATTGAAATTGAATCCGCAGATCAGACAACTGACGCGCAATTAATTTTGCAACCCGCGAGTACCTATGCATGTTTGACCGTTATCGGTCCTTATGAAAATTTAGCAAAACATTATCAGACACTCGTTGATTGGATTGCCGACAACAATTACAAGATTGCCGGTGATTCATTCGAATACAATATTGTGGATAACGATTACTCGGATTCATCAGATGAGTTTATTACAGAAATTCAAATTCCAATTAAAATGAAATAG